The region gtccaagtccaagcccccactgaacaagccaagggcaacagtggcaaggaaaatctccctagagcatgaagaagaaaccttgagaggaaccaagactcagaggAGGGGCCCATCATCCTCTGGatgacaacagtcaccacaataataacaattttgagagaaaaataattaaatatataaacaataaaatggaaaaataaacaatgtctTGTCCggttttctagaggtcctagtcttgtcccgatcgTGTGCacgtccgaaacccatcccactAGAGAACGTGCATCGAGGTCAACGgggaagtagttggctggggtggaggtatggtgggctacaggagggGACATCACATGGtttgagacgggttgaggctcacaCAAATATGTTCACATAAATTTTGACAAGAACCACTTGTGAAGTGAAGTTTGAAATCAGTCCATAACAAACTGATACTTTTGTATGTTGGGTAACTTGTCTGTATAGTATTGGTTCCTTTGATCAATTGCTACCAGGTTGAAAACTACTGTATATTAATCAgaatttttgatcatttttaatcaagtgttatgtaaatgtttaattgtcTGAACATTTGTTAAAACCCATTGTGATCTGCTGTGGATGTATACtaaaaaaactgttttaaaactGTTCATCTACTATTTTATCTATGTGTATATTTGACTGCCTGCACCAGTAAGTGGTAATCTCAGGGATTAAGATATTCATGAAACCACTGAATTAGGACAAATTTAATTGATGTTCAAATGAATTAAGCATTTTGGTTATTTATAATCCTCTATTTACCAATGTTACTGTAATATTAATTTGTAAACTAATTGCACTATGCAATAAAATTACTGTAGCTCAATCATTTAAAGTCAcactggtggtgtgtgtttattgagTGGATGGAAAGGTGGAGTTAAATGTTTAGCCTACATGAATTTCAGTACTTTGGTATTTATCATTCTGATATGATGCTGAACTGTGAATCACGGAGGGTACGTCTGTTTTTGCCTGAAGTATTTCTGATATTTGAGTCAGATCAGATaactgggtgggtgggtgcctGGGCACCCAGTACGATAGTACCGAATACATGCCATAGTAGTGTGTATAAAACAGGAACCAGTCAACACAGGAATTATAATTTACCATGGATTGAAGAGAATGGTGAATTTATGGATATCTTCCAGTTGTATTTCTTTGTCCCTGTCTGTTATGCTAGTCAAATGAAATGCTAGTCAAGTGTCATTAGTGGCTATAGGTGTGATATTATCCtctgaaacaaaacatgctATAGAATCATGCCTGAATGATGAGCACCtggattaaatattttgtagtcATATAAAATGACCTAACTTTGATctagtttacaatcaattatctttttttcatCACGCAGATCCAGTTGCATGATCACAATCAGTCTGGCTGCGAACCGGTATATTCAatagaaacagccctcatagcagagATGGAGAAGCTTCATGCtaccaaactgtcatctgtcttgatgTTTCTGGacttgacacagtaaaccacaacgttctcctctgttctctccagccttggtgtgactggctctgcatggaaatggtttcagtcctatctggagggactgTCCTATTATATACTGGCAGTTTGTgtactgaaaactgaaacagcaGTTAGAGTTCCTTCTTcagatgtgcaagcaaagtgcttctgaattagtagtaggaggagccagttatATGAAACAGTAGATGTTTAACTCATAACATTTAATTCCATGGGGTTTAAAAGTTCCAAGAGCATATGAGTTATTcttatttgtttcatatttgttaTACATCTACAATGATTTACAGaattaaatttacaaaaaaaaaaaaaaaaaaaccatgaatGTGCTTTGTAATCAGTTCAGATTTGCATGTTGTGTTATTGCAGGAAAACAATATgaaaaatgaagtgaaatgtgaacacatggagtatatattataaatgtaattgaatataattaaaggtatgaaaatgtgaattttaGCGCATGTAAAGTGTGTGCAGTGACATCAAATTACCATTAATCACTTAGTAAAGTGAAGAAAATTGGTGCTTAtcactgtaaaattaaaatcactattaaaacaacataaaaacagcaattattttctaaaagaaaacaacagcatGGCCATTCAAAAAATTCAAAGTAAAGagcatttcagtattttaatatttgacaTTTAACTAAGAAATACCAAATAGATGCACATGTGTTAATATAGATTACTTTGAGACAGGAATAAAAATTACTGACTGATTAgctaaatgtcattaaaataggGAAATATTATTTAAACCTTCAAAAATAATGTGGTTTTcattatattgtatttgtagttttcttttatgtttatttaaaaataccgGAAAAAGGCTACATCAAATCATGTTCAGCGTAAACTCAGTACATGTATACATTGTAGTTTGCAGGACTACATACGTTTTAGCAGGTGAAATGGGTACTTTTAACTTTGAAGCGCTTTTGTAGTCCTcgcattaaaaataattacaaagaaCACACAGTCCCATAATTCATTGTTTCATCCATAGAACGAAGTTTCTAACGCGTGAGGCCGTAGAGGTTCTTGGGTAAGATCGGTCTCCCGACGTTAGAGAACAGTTCACGAGTCTACAGCTTACAAGACGTAAAGGTGAGTTATTTTGCTGAattactgaaatatattttaattaagctctattttgtttttctttgtttgttttcttatgtCGAGGGTATCCCGAGCAGTTTTGGAGTGTTTGCAGACAGCCAGCTGTGTGCGCTTTACTTAgcgatagctaggttagctaacgcgTGTCACAGTTCGACAGGTTGTGCAGTCTTATTTTTACAACATACAGTGTTTGGATATTCGTAGTGAAAGCAAATTTGATGTTCTGCCACCCACGTTacaggctggctggctggctggcttgctagctagctagctagctaactaacgctTGCTAACGTGGTTTTAAAGTTTCACTAACAGCAAGCATGTTGGTGCACGtgtgagctagctagctgtgttaCCGGCCTTTTCTCcgcagtgttagggttagttaacAAATCCATTACAGAACTCATACTTTTTATGCGTTTCTGTGAATTTATCTGAACAAGAGGGTGAAGTTAATGATGTCAGTTAATCTGGTAGGAAATCCGCTGGTTAGCTGGTGTTCTGGCTCCTGCGCAGTTGACAGCCTACTAACATTTATTCATCGTGTAAATATTGACCTTTTTGCTTCGCTATTAGTCATGGCTGAAGAACATGAAATCTCTCCACTGGAAAAGAAGGTGGCAGAACAGATTGAGGTGAGAATCGCCACCTcagttctttgtgtgttttaaaatgtagtatTTGTCTAATATTTGTTCTGCACTATTTTTCCAGTATTATTTTGGAGACCACAACCTTCCTCGAGACCGCTTCCTGAAGGAGCAGATGCAGCTTGATGATGGCTGGGTTTCCCTTGAAACAATGCTCAAATTTAACAGGTAAGGAAAGCTGAGATTCAGGAAGTTTTTGTGATAACAGACCTCACTGGTGCCTGTTTGGCCATGTGTACCTCTCACACCAGTTTGCTTATGCAGGCTGAAGAGTTTGACCACAGATGCCACAGTTATTGTCAAGTCACTGCAGAAATCTAAAACTGGTCTGCTGGAGATCAGTGAGGACCAAAACAAAATCCGACGGTGCTTGACCAAACCTCTCCCAGAGCTCAACGATGAGTACAGGGATGCCGTCAAACACAGGTCTATATACATGGTGGGTTACGCTGAGTGACTGACTGGCAGCATAATAGTTCAACATAATAGCTCAagtctgtttttgtctctctgcACCTTCCTCTATTTAAAACAATCAGGAGTATGACTCAGTAAAAGGATGTTTAGCTCTAAAACATTGCTGTCATTCAGTGCCACCTCATGCTTACTGTTGTGGATGTTCTGGAAAATTCTCTTGGCTCCACAGAAAGGGTTCCCCTTGGATACCACACTGGATGAGGTGAAGGAATGGCTGGCTGAGAAAGGAGCAGTGGAGAACATTCACATGCGCAAAGGCCCCCAGAAGACTTTTAAAGTAAATTAGCCAATACTGCCCCTCCTCATTTTACCTCTGAAATGGTCAGTAATTTGCTTTAAAGTATATGGAGTGACTGCGCATTGATTGTGATGCATTTGTAATGTGTTGTGGTgatttggggcggggggggtcgTCAGTGGTGTTGAAGCTCTTTGTCGTGTTCTCTGTAGGGCTCCATCTTTGCTGTCTTGAACTCTGAAGATGCAGCCAAGGCCTTTGTCATGAGAGATGATGTCAAACAGTTCAAAGGAAATGACATGCTGGTTCTGATGAGGTATGTAACACACAGTACCGGTCAGGTGTGTAACACAGACGCAGTACAGCATGAACGTCTGGCCTCCTCTGACTCAGATCTTgttaacctttgacctctgtgCAGAGAGGACTATTCTGCTAAGAAAGCAGAAGAGAAGAAGCAGTGTCGTGTGCAATCCAAAGCAAAAGCAAAGAGGTACACATGTGCTCACACTCAagacgcgcacacgcacacctatgcgcgcgcgcacacccctacatgtacacacacacgcacatgtgcgtgcacgctCACATGCACGCAACCATGCAGTGGTTCATCTGTGAACTCACTCACACCAATAAAACTGCAGATCAGAATGGGCTGCACTTACATATGGGCTCCTGGCCAGAACTAGTTCTGTGCCTGGTCATGTACAATGTGATTTGTAGCATGTGCACATTCACATGTGATGTGATTGAAATGGCACAGTTAAAACCGCCCATTCTCTGtaattggtgttttttttttactaatattcagtctttctttgtatttaagtgaaaaagaagagaatCTGAGACAGTCTGAAGCAGAAGAGATGGTGAGTGTCATTAAGTGTGACTTTACACAGGTTAGGATGTCACACGTCCCGTCCTAAACCATTAGTTTAACCCAGGGCCGAGCCTATCCAGTTCTTTCATAATGACCCTCTACGAACCCACTACCTCACAATCTCTTCACAGGGTTATCAGGTAGGTGCCtccctttgtctgtctgtgtttcactgaattaagcccacgacgcctccagaaggctcaacaccGAGGTTTAGAATCCCAGATCCACCCCCCTCCAAGCTCACCTTTTAAACTAACCACATCTAAAACCTCTAATGTAAAACTTCAGATTGGCTTTCCTGTTAACCAAGGCCGTATCAAGACCCACTGACACCGTTAATACATACTTAGTGACACTGGGGCTGTCTGGCTCTGCCATTCCAGACATGACAGACCTGATGACAGTCCACTGACCTGCCCACTGCTCCACGTACCTGAGACACTGAACCcctcagccattccaccttTACAATACCCTTCCCAACTAGCCTGTGCTCTCCATGTTCAGACACTGACTAGTCTTCAAACCTTCCCTTGGCTTACGGCCTCTAAAACCAGATTCCACAAGCAACAATGTGGCCGACTTTGCTACAGATCCCTTAGCGCCCGTCTCGTCCAGTCTTATGCACTTATGTGTCCTCTCACCTCAGCTACAAACTGTACTTCAGTTTCTCACTTTCAAAAGCTTCGCCTACTGCAACCTCAAGTGGAATTAACTCTATAAAATGAACTCTACACTCACTTCCAGAGTACAACACCATGTCTGCTCTCAGCATAGTTGAACCTTGTAGTTAAGAGAATGCAGATCACACGtgtgggtttttatttgttagttATTATCTATGGGTGTCTTTCTTTGATTACGAAGCCTGGTGTCTGACCCTGGTTGTATGATCtcagtgctgttgtgtttttagaAAGCTCTGGTGGACCAAAGAGGCTGCGTGTTGAAGTTCTCTGGTGAGCTGGGTCAGACCTCTCGAGAGGATTTCCACAGTCTCTtctctgagcatgctcagataAAATGGATCAACTTTATCCGAGGAGCACAAGAGGTGAGCTCAGCTGTGCACGATCTCGACAGCCTTGCTGATGGTCTGACATGTTAATATCTTTAAAGAAGTTTAACTAAAAGTATCCCTAAGAATATTCATCTGAGCAATCTTGGCTGTATATTCAGAGCCCACTGTACATGTCTGGAGAGTACAGGGTTGCTTAACCTGACTACCTGCCCTAACCTCAGGGGACCATACTGTTCCGCTCGAGTGCTGAAGAAGCCCTGCAGAAGGCCCGGGAGGCTGGCGGAGGCACTGAGCTGAAGGTGAATGACCGGGAGGTTCAATGGGAGGTGCTGGAGGGAGACGCAGAGATGGAGATGTTGAAGAAAATCATCGAGAGCCAGCAGGAGTCcctcaacaaaaacaaattcaaaggAGGGAAAGGTACATCGTTGAACTGCTCGCTCAGTACATCTGCCTCTGTTTTGCTGCTTAATTGCTTTGATGCACTGGTGCGGATCTGGCATCAGTGTAGTAAGGCAAAGTTTGCGTTATTTAAATCTATGATTGTCCGTCTTGTAGTAGTTCAAAACATTTTAGACGTGTTTGAGTACATTTCTCATCGTTgcacaaaaattattttgaaatttaaagGCACAGTAGGTAATTTTGTAGACACCAGTGAGTGTAATCTAGTTTGACACAATCCCAGTTCACACTTTCAGCCCTCATTCTACAGCCACTCCCCCACAAACACAGGAGCGCACGCTGCATGCAGCTGGACACCTCCCCAAGCGAGTAGCATAGGGGAGGGTTTTCAACGCTGTGTCCAACTACCTCATATTTCATTCACAATGTCATCATTATAGGTTATCGTCATTAACTTTATAATGGATGCAAATAACAAACATGGCTATTGTTAGTGCGCACACCTGTCACCCTAGCATGTTCATATTGGGGAAATGGAGTTCGGTGTAGTAACTTACTGCTGGCTGGCGTGTGGTAACATTGGATATCAGGCAAAGCTAAAACATTAACATAGCCAAAGTTTGTTTTAACAGCTGCAGTAACTAGATATCTAGCTTTGATGAACAGGAATTTTCTATTTGGTTCATAACATCGTTgtgggttgtgtttgtttttgtttttatgaaagCTTTGTTGAATTATTGTTATGGCTATGTTCTATTATTatgagtggtggtggttgtttcCTCTGGTTTTGTCACCATTCCACATCAACGTTCCCTCCGTTTTacctctttctttatttaacccttttttttgttgcctttttctacttctgtcttctttctttgtttagcAGTCTATGCTGTTACAGGTCTGTGTAACTTTCTCTGCTGTTCTTGTGCAACTAGCTTGCTAGCTGTCAGTGAAATGCGTAGTGCTATGTGAAGGACTCCGTTTAGTGAGTACACATGAAGCGGGTGGAGTTAGGGGTTGTAGGTACATGGTTAGGGTCAGGGGAACATCAGTTCACAGTTTGAACAGAGAAGTTTGTTCACACTGCAGTTCTATAACTGGATTATATTATTGTTACTGTTCAGATTACTCCCATTTATACGGACTGACAATCTACTTGAATGGGGAAGAGAACACGCAACAGCTCCAAAAGCAGATTTGCAACCACTGATAAAACTTGACAAAAATGGCATGGCATAAATAATTTGTCTTTAGCTCAGGTTACACACACGAAAAACAAAGGGCCCTTTTTCCACATCTCAACACATGACTCTTTACTAGGACTGGGATTCCTGTAATTCAGCCACCATATTAAGTCGTACTAAAGAGCCCATTTAGATTTCAACCAGTGAACTGTCTCCTCCTCCAATGTTTTTTGACCTAAATTCAGCAGTTTTATCCTTTTTAATTACTTGCTTTCCATTTTCTTATCAGAGCTTGTCATATTTTGCATCCAAAACGTTTGCCACTTGATGCAGCCGAATGTTTGGGGAGGGGGAAACACTTCACAAGATGAAGTGATGAAATTAGTCATGCAGAAAATTAGAAAATGACTGCTGCTTGTGAACAGGAACAGTTACTAAGCAGTTACCATAGTGATCATGACTTTATTGTACGGAGTTCTTCCTCATTTGTGCCATTAATGCttcatttacggcatttggcagacgctcttatccagagcgacttacaaaagtgctttgtcatttcctcatagaatacatcctagaacagtaggttagagtccaatataccaatgatctagaatactgtacaaATACAGAGATCAATACTGATGacgaagtgcaaaatacataagatttataacagacaacaatcagtgcagtaaacaataagtagtagagcaggagcagggtcagtggtcatttaaatattccacaaacatatgggtcttcagtctacgTTTGAATACTGCAagtgactctgctgtctggacagcaagcggaagttcgttccaccctctaggagccaggacagagaatagtcttgatgcttgtcttccatgagacttgaagcatggcatttcaagctgagctgtacCTGAGGTTGGAAGaactcaaggtacagatcgggctttgaccattgacctcatgtatggaggggctggtccatttttggctttgtaggcgaacatcaaggttttaaatctgatgcgtgcaacTACTGGAAGCCATTGAAGGGAGAGCAGTAGTGGAGTAACGTTCAGAATGCAACAGTATGactagtcttcaatcttctgaactTTACACAACTTGTAGAGTCCtgatggctcttggaggaagaccagaaagtagagagttgcagtagtcaagATTACCAGGCTGCACAAGTAGCTGGGTAaattcctgcgagagaaagggccgtaTCCTTGGTATGTCACAAAGAGGAAACCTGCAAGGCCTGGTCAGATTAGAAACGTGAGTTGAGAGCGACAACTGGCTGTCCAAAGTTCTGCCAGACTACGAGCAGCTTCATATGGTGATACCCCGGGAGTTCTCAAAAGAAATGGTGAGGTAATGGTACATCAGTGCATCAAACtaatatacagacacactccaTTTAATATACACTGTCTAAGAAACATTTAAGGATAAAGGAACATACCTCAAAGTCCAGCTCTTCacgaaaatatatatttacactgcGGGTTTAACATAATACTACTTATTATTATACACCAACAGAGTGCCAGGGAAGACTAGTTTAGTTTTATCATCAGAGCAACTGTCGTGCCGGAGTTTATCGTCTTTCATCCTTTCCTTTGGGTCCTTTGTTGGGGTACTTGCTGAGAAATTAACCCTTACTTTCAGAACATGTTCATGTAAACATTTGGTGTGATGTTATTGCTTCACAGTTATAACCCAAGATGCATGTAATGCTGTTTCACTCGATGCATtgtgctgccctctagtgtacATCAATTACCTGCTTGGTATAGTAGTAGCACTAAGGAGAGCCAcagacctttaaaaaaaaaaatttaaaaattaatataacGGTGTCATGATACAGACctttttgtaaatataacaCAATGTGATCAACACTTGGTCAGTTTGCCTTAGTGGTACATCTGTAAACCAGTCTAAGAGGTGAGTGAGCTGTCCAGCTTTTCCCTTTTAGAGAATGTCCCGCTCCCCCCTGCTGAAATCAAGGCTTTGATTGGTTCTGCTACCAATTCTGAGTCTCGGTTCACGTTTGTAGGTCAGTCTTCTAGGGGGTTAAGGAGAGTAGATGTTTCTTTTCCAGAGAAAACCAGTTTCGTca is a window of Electrophorus electricus isolate fEleEle1 chromosome 3, fEleEle1.pri, whole genome shotgun sequence DNA encoding:
- the ssb gene encoding lupus La protein isoform X1 — translated: MAEEHEISPLEKKVAEQIEYYFGDHNLPRDRFLKEQMQLDDGWVSLETMLKFNRLKSLTTDATVIVKSLQKSKTGLLEISEDQNKIRRCLTKPLPELNDEYRDAVKHRSIYMKGFPLDTTLDEVKEWLAEKGAVENIHMRKGPQKTFKGSIFAVLNSEDAAKAFVMRDDVKQFKGNDMLVLMREDYSAKKAEEKKQCRVQSKAKAKSEKEENLRQSEAEEMKALVDQRGCVLKFSGELGQTSREDFHSLFSEHAQIKWINFIRGAQEGTILFRSSAEEALQKAREAGGGTELKVNDREVQWEVLEGDAEMEMLKKIIESQQESLNKNKFKGGKAVYAVTGGHKGRGRGRGGRRDRGGRDQLRFQGKKTKFDSDDEEAGESVDAEPAASKKRALDSNGTDTDGPAPKQAKEETC
- the ssb gene encoding lupus La protein isoform X2, which gives rise to MAEEHEISPLEKKVAEQIEYYFGDHNLPRDRFLKEQMQLDDGWVSLETMLKFNRLKSLTTDATVIVKSLQKSKTGLLEISEDQNKIRRCLTKPLPELNDEYRDAVKHRSIYMKGFPLDTTLDEVKEWLAEKGAVENIHMRKGPQKTFKGSIFAVLNSEDAAKAFVMRDDVKQFKGNDMLVLMREDYSAKKAEEKKQCRVQSKAKAKSEKEENLRQSEAEEMKALVDQRGCVLKFSGELGQTSREDFHSLFSEHAQIKWINFIRGAQEGTILFRSSAEEALQKAREAGGGTELKVNDREVQWEVLEGDAEMEMLKKIIESQQESLNKNKFKGGKGGHKGRGRGRGGRRDRGGRDQLRFQGKKTKFDSDDEEAGESVDAEPAASKKRALDSNGTDTDGPAPKQAKEETC